Below is a genomic region from Lysobacter terrestris.
GACGATGCGGTCTTCCAGCGAGTGGAAGCTGATCACGGCGAGGCGGCCGCCCGGCTTGAGGCGGTCGAACGCGGCGTCCAGGCCGTCTTCGAGGTCGGCCAGCTCGCGGTTGATGAAGATGCGGATGGCCTGGAAGCTGCGCGTGGCCGGATGGATCTTCTGCTCGCCGCGCGGCATGACCGAGGCGATCAGGTCGGCCAGCTGCGCGGTGCGCAGCAGCGGCTGCTCGGCGCGGCGCGCGACGATCGTGCGGGCGATGCGGCGGCTCTGGCGTTCCTCGCCGTAGGTCCACAGCACGTCGGCGATCTCCTTCTCGGCAGCGTGCGCGAGCCACTGCGCGGCGCTCTCGCCGGACTCGGGGTCCATGCGCATGTCGAGCGGGCCGTCCTTACCGAAACTGAAGCCGCGTTCGGCGACATCGAGCTGCGGCGAGGACACGCCGAGGTCGAGCAGCACGCCGTCGAGGCCGCCCGCGGTGGCATCCCACTGCGCGAGCTGGGCGAAGCTGCCGCGGAAGATCGCGACGCGGGCGTCGGTGCCGAACTCGCGTTCGGCGACGGCGATCGCTTCGGGATCCTTGTCCATGACCAGCAGCCGGCCTCCGGGACCCAGTTGTTGCAGCACGCCGCGCGCATGGCCGCCGCGCCCGAACGTGCCGTCCAGATATGTTCCTTCCGCCGTGACCCGCAGCGCTTCCAGGCACTGCCGGTACATCACGGGAAGGTGGCCGGACGCCGCTTCGCGTCCGCTGCCACCCGCCGTCACAGCTGCAACCCGAGCAGCTCCTCGCTCAGATCGTCGTCAGACACCGTCTGACGGATCTGCGCGTGATGCGCCTGCTCGCTCCACAGCTCGAACTTGTCGCCCATGCCCAGCAGCACGGCCTTCTTCTCGATGGCGACCGCCGCGCGATGGCTGGCGGGAATGCTGATGCGGCCGTTGCCGTCGAGTTCGACGAACTCGGCGGCACCGACCAGCTTCAGCTGCATCGAGCGATTGACCTTCTTCGCCTTGGGCAGGGCGTTGACCTGATCGCGCACGCGCTCCCAAACCGACAGCGGGTACAGCCAGAGGGAACCGGATTCGAAGGGGTTGTAGGTGATGACCAGGCGGTTGCCGCATTCGCGCGCGACGAGTTCGCGGTAGGCGGTGGGCACCGCCAGCCGGCCCTTGTCGTCGATCGTGATGGCGGTTTCGCCTTGGAACATTCGCCTGCCTGCCACGTTTTCCGCCTCTACCGGGCGGCTTTGGGGTCACCTTCGTCGGAAAAACCACGAAAAACCCGGTTTTCCCTCTGATGCCCACCTTAGCACCGACCAATGGCTTGTCAACGCTTTTCTGAAGGCAATTTCACTTTGCGGATCAAAGGCTTGCAGCGAACTTCAGAGTCTTAATCAACAGTTGTTCCCTAAGCATTGTTTCGTCTCATTTTTTGAGACTCAAAGCTTGTCGCGTCGCTAGCGTCCAACTCTCCTTTGCCGGCAGCCCTGCCTTGCTGCGACGCAGCAATCACCCGCCAGCCGGCACCAAGCCCTCCCAGCTCGCCCGTTCTGGACCAAGGGACGCACGGAGCGAAGGAAGACCAGAGCGCCGCAGCGCGAACGCAACCACCCGCGAGGCGCTCACTGGGAAAAGCCCCCTTGGTAAGGGGGCCCGAAGTTTGCGCAGCAAACTTTGGGGCTTCATCTGGCGCATGCGCCAGATGAAGTGGCGGAGCCGGCCTGTAAGCCGGGTTCTGTCGTGGACAGTCATTCCTCTAGGCGCACCGTCGCCGATACGCTCAAGCAACCTACCCGGAGACACCGCGGGCCGCGGCATTGCCTCCCTATTTGGTCTTGCTCCCGGTGGGGTTTGCCGTGCCGGTCCGTTGCCGGACTCGCGGTGCGCTCTTACCGCACCATTTCACCCTTGCCACGCATTCCGAAGAACCGTTCGGCGGTATCTTTCTGTTGCACTTTCCGTCGACTCGCGCCGCCCAGGCGTTACCTGGCACCGTGCCCTGTGGAGCCCGGACTTTCCTCGGCATTCACAAGGAATGACGCGACTGTCCGGCCGACTCCGCCAAGGTCATTCTACTGCTTCGCAGTCGAATGACCCCAAAGTTTGCTGGCGCAAACTTCGGGCCCCGCTTCGCACTCCCGATCCCCGCCGCTATCGCGGCGCCCCCTTACCAAGGGGGCTATGACTTCGGTGTGTCACTCGCACGTTCCACTTTGGCTCTTATTCACCGCCGTACAGCGCCTTGCGCGGCGCCCCACTCAGTTCGGCCGCGAGCTTCGCCGCCTGCGACGGCTTGAGGTATTCGCTCAGCTTGGCGTACAGCCGCTGGCCTTCGGCGATCTTCGCGTCGGCATCCTCGCCGGCGCCCTCCACGATCACCACGAACTCGCCCTTGCGCTGGTCGGGATCGCCCGCCACCCGCGCCTGCAGGTCCGCCAGCGAGCCGTCGAGCACCGTTTCGAACAACTTGGTCAGTTCACGCGCGATCACCGCCCGCCGCGCGGCCCCGAACACCAGCGCCATGTCCGCCAAAGCCTCTTCGATGCGGTGCGCGGATTCGTAGAACAGCAGCGTGCGCGTCTCGCCCGCCACGCGCGACAGGCGCTCGCGGCGCCCAGAACCCTTGGCCGGCAGGAAGCCCTCGAACACGAAGCGGTCGCTGGGCAACCCGGCCACGCTCAACGCGGCGATCGCCGCGCACGCACCGGGCACCGGCGACACCCGCACGCCGGCCGCGCGCGCCGCGCCGACCAGGCGGTAGCCGGGATCGCTCACCAGCGGCGTGCCCGCGTCCGAGACCAGCGCCAGCGATTCGCCAGCCAGCAGCCGTGCCACCAGCTGCGCGGCCTGGGCGTCCTCGTTGTGCTGGTGCAGCGCGAGCAGCGGCCGCTCGAGCCCGAAATGGGACAGCAGCTGGCGCGTATGGCGGGTGTCCTCGGCGCAGACGGCCGCGACGCTGCGCAGCGTGTCGAGCGCGCGAGGGGAAAGGTCGCCGAGGTTGCCTATGGGCGTGGCGACGACGTGAAGGGTACCGGGAGCGTGCATCGTGAGGATCTGGACGGGACGGTTAGAATCCTACCCGGTCCCCCAGGAATGCCGCGCCGATGACCCTGTCGAAGTCCGTGCCCGCCCGCCCGCGCCCGCGCCCGCTGGCATGGTTGTTCGTCGCGATGCTCGTGTCGCTGCTCGCCGGCTGTGCATCGGTACAGACCAGCGGCACCCCGGCGGCGCGCGGGCCGCGCAGCGAAGCCATGGTCCAGGCCGAGGCGCTCGCCCAGCAGGCCGCGACGCAAGGCGGCGCGCAGCGGCTGCAGACCGAGAAGCAGATCGACACGCTGCTCGCCGCGCTGGACAACCCCACCCTGCAACGCGAAGCCGCGGCGCTGCCCGCCGGCCACGCGCTCTACAACTACGCCGGCCGCGCCCTGCTCCGCCGCGGCCTGCCGTTGCCGCGCCCGTTCGATCGCAGCGCGTGGAAGTTCGATGCCGGCAATCGTCCGCCGGCCGAAAGCGACGGCTACCGGCCGCCGGTGAAGCTGGCGGTGCTGCTGCCGCTGTCGGGCAACCTGGCCACGGCCGCCGCGCCGGTGCGCGATGGCCTGCTGACCGCGTACTACGGCGAGACCCGGCGCCGCCCGGACGTGAACTTCTACGACACCTCGACCGGCGCCAGCGCCGCGTACGACCGCGCCGTGGCCGAAGGCAACGATTTCGTCATCGGCCCGCTCGGCCGCGATGAAGTCGGCGCGCTGTTCAACCGCGGCGCCCTGCCGGTGCCCGTGCTCGCGCTCAATCGCGCGCAGGTGCCGCCGCCGGCCGGCAACGCGAGCTTCTCGCTGTCGCCGGAAGACGAGGGCCTGGCCGCCGCCGAATTCCTCCTCGACCGCAACGCGCGCCGCGTGCTCGTGATCGGCGCCGAGGACGACACCCAGCGCCGCGCCGTGGCCGCCCTGCGCGAACGCCTGGGCGAACGCGGCGGCGTGGTCACCGACGTCGTCGGCGAAGGCACCGCCGATTTCGCCCCGTTCGCGGCGAAGGACGGCGGCGTCGACGCCATCTTTTTCGCGGTGAAGGGCGGTTCGGCGCGCCAGCTGCTGCCGCGCATCGCCCTGGCAGGCCTGGGCGGCAAGCCGCGCGTGGCGACCTCGCAGCTGCTGTCGGGCACCGGCAAGCCGGAAGACGACCGCGTGCTCGACGGCATCGCCTTCCCCAGCGAAAGCTGGACCACCCGCGGCGTGCGCGGCCTGCCGTCCGCCGCCAGCGTCGCGGCGGTGCTGCCCAACGCCAAGGGCGGCGCGGCGCGCCTGTTCGCCTTCGGCTACGACGCCTGGCTGATCACCGCCCATCTGGAACACCTGGCGAATTCCGCCGACGGCATCGCCGGCGCCACCGGCGTGCTGCGCATCGACGGCTTCGGCAACGTGCAGCGCACGCCGGCGTGGTCGACCTTCAGCAACGGCATCGCGGTGCCGCTCGCCGACGCGGCGCGCCACTAGCCCGCCCCGCCACGGCTTATGGACAAGCCGGTTTTGGACAAGCCCGTTCCGAACAAACCAGGCCTGCAACGCCGCGCCCTCGGTGCGGCCGTCGAAGCCGCCGCCCGCGCGCACCTCACGCGCGCCGGATTGCAGGAAATCGCCGCGAATGCGAACTACCGCTTCGGCGAACTCGACCTGGTGATGCTCGAAGGCGTGGGCCCGGCGGCGACGCTGGTCTTCGTGGAGGTGCGCTACCGCCGCAACGACCGCTTCGGCGGCGGCGCGGCGTCGGTCGATGCCGGCAAGCGCCGCCGCATCGTGCACGCCGCGCAGGGCTTCCTCGCCGCGCATCCGCGCCTGGCGCAGCTCGCCTGTCGCTTCGATGTCATCGCCGCCGACGGCGATCCCGCCGCACCGCGCCTGCACTGGTTGCGCGATGCCTTCCGCGCCGACGATTGCTGATCGCGACGTACATGCGTGTGGTCCGCACGCGCCTCCTGCACACGCATAATCGGCGCATGCCGCTGCCCGCCGAATTGCACCGCGAACTCGCCGCCCTGCTCGGCGAGGGCAGCGGCTGGCTGACCGATCCCGGTGAACGCCTCGCCTACGCCTACGACAATTCGCGCCGCGAAGCCGTGCCGGACGCGGTCGCGCTGCCCGTCTCGCGCGCACAGGTGCAGGCGCTCGTACGCGCATGTTTCGCGCATCGCGTGCCGGTGGTCGCGCGCGGCCGCGGCACCAACACCACCGGCGCGTCAGTGCCCGTGCAGGGCGGCGTGGTGGTGTCGTTCGAACGCATGGACCGCATCGTCGAAGTGCGCCCGGGCGACCGCTGCGCGGTGGTCGAGCCGGGCGTGCTCAATGGCGACCTGCAGGCGGCGCTGCAAGCGCACGACCTGTTCTGGCCGCCGGACCCCACCAGCGCGGCCTTCAGCACGATCGGCGGCAACCTCGCCTGCAACGCCGGCGGCCCGCGCGCAGTGAAGTACGGCGCCAGCCGCGACAACGTGCTGGCGCTCGTCGCCGTCACCGGCACCGGCGAGCTGATCCACTGCGGCAGCGCCACCACCAAGGGCGCGACCGGCTACGACCTGCAGCGCCTGCTGGTCGGCAGCGAGGGCACCCTCGCGCTGATCGTCGAGGCGACGCTGCGGCTCACGCCATTGCCGCCGCAGCGCCGTGCCGTGCGTGCGCTGTACAGCGACGTCGCATCGGCGGCGCAGGCGGTCGCGCGGCTGATGGCGCAGCCGGTGACGCCGTCGATGCTGGAATTCATGGACGCCGACTGCGTGCGCCTGGCGCGCGACGTCGGCGGCGCCGACCTGCCGCCGGATGCGGGCGCGCTGCTGATGATCGAAGCCGACGGCGACGCACAGACCCTGCCGCACGCGGTCGAGGCGCTGCTGCGCGCGGCCGGCGGCGACGGCCTGGTCGCGCTCGACGATGCCGCCGACGACGCTGCGCGCGAGCAACTCTGGGCCGCGCGCAAGGCGCTGTCGCCCGCGCTGCGCACGCTCGCCCCGGGCAAGATCAACGAAGACGTGGTCGTGCCGGTGTCGCGGATCCCGCAACTGGTCGACGGCGTGCGCGCGCTGGCGCAGGAGTTCGCGCTGCCGATCGTCAGCTTCGGCCACGCCGGCAACGGCAACCTGCACGTGAACATCCTGTTCGACCCGGCCGATGCCGCGCAGGCCGAACGCGCCCACGCCGCGCTCGCCCGCGTGTTCGCATTGACGCTGCAACTCGGCGGCACGCTTTCGGGCGAGCACGGCATCGGCCTGGCCAAGCGCGAATTCATGCCGCACGCGATCGATCCGCCGACGCTGACGCTGATGCGCGGGATCAAGGCGGTGTTCGACCCGGCCGGCATCCTCAATCCCGGCAAGCTGCTGCCGCGCCGCGATCCGCCCTCGACCCGCTCTGAACACCCGGGCGCCTAAGCCGCGCACGCGGCTGACGATGGTTAACCACGAGCTTTGCCCTTGGACCCAGGCTGCAGAAGCCGCGCACGCGACTGCCATGGCAAACCACGAGCCTTGCCCTTCCCGCCCCGCCCCTCGGCAAGCCCTGAGTCGCCACGCTGGCGAAGCCGCGGCGGCCAAGGTTGACGAACCACGAACGTCGCGCCTCCGCCAAGTGCCATACACCCTCGGCACCGGCACCGCATTGCGTTATCGTGGAAGCAGTAGGCAGGGGAAGTAAGGCCATGGCGATCCGCCAGGTCGTTTGCATGAAATGGGGCGACAAGTTCGCCGCGAACGACGTCAATAGGCTGCATCGCATGGTGCGCAACCACGTGGCTGGCGAGCTGCGGATGGTGTGCTTCACCGACGACGCGCGCGGCATCGATGCGGCGGTGGAATGCCGCCCCCTGCCGGCCGTGCCCGTGGTCGGCGACCGCAGCGATCGCGGCTGGCGCAAGCTCGGCCTGTTCGGGCCGGAACCGGCCGCGCTGCTGCAGGGCGACGTGCTCTACCTCGACCTCGACATCGCGGTCGCGCAACCGCTGGATCCGTTCTTCGACTGCCCCGGCGAGTTCCTGATCATCAAGGACTTCAAGCCGCTGCGTTACCGCCACCGCTTCAGCGGCAATTCCTCGGTGGTGCGCTTCCGCGCCGGCGCGCACCAGGGGCTGGTCGCCGAGCTGCAGCAGCGCGGCGCGCGCATCCGCGACGATTTCCGCGACGAACAGGAATTCGTCTCGGACTACATGCGCCGCCACGGCGTGCTGCGCTACTGGCCCGCGGGCTGGTGCGCCAGCTTCAAGCACGACTGCGTGCGGCCGCTGCCGCTGGGGCTGTGGCAGCCACCGCGGCTGCCGGACGGCACCAAGGTGGTGGTGTTCCATGGCCGCCCCAAGCCGGACGAGGCGATCGCCGGGATCGGCTCGAAGTGGTATCGGCCACTGCTGCCGGCGCCGTGGCTGCGCCGCTATCTCGACTGACCCCCGCGCGACCGCCGCGCAACGGCATCCCGCGACAACGCCCCACTGCCTGCTGACCGGTTGCGACGCCGGTGGGCGAAATGTCGTGGCGCCGACGGTATCCTGCGCGCCCGCCTTCCATTCGCCGCGCATGTCCGCCCGATTCCGTCCGCTGCCGCTGCTCGCCACGTTCGTCCTGACCGCCCTGCTCGGCGCCTGCGCCAGTGGCGGCACCACGCCCGCGCCCGAGGCCATCGCGCCCAAGCCGGTGCCGGCGCCGGTGAAGCCGGTCCGCATCGGCATCGCCCTCGGTGGCGGCGCAGCCAAGGGCTTCGCCCACATCGGCGTGATCAAGATGCTGGAAGCCAACGGCATCACCCCGGACGTGGTATCCGGCACCAGCGCCGGCAGCGTGGTCGGCGCGCTGTACGCCAGCGGGATGGATGCGTTCCAGATGCAGAAGACCGCGTTCGGCCTGGACGAAGCGCAGATCCGCGACGTCAGCCTGTTCTCCGGCGGGGTGGTGAAGGGCCAGAAGCTGCAGGACTACGTCAACCAGCTCGTCGCCAACCGTCCGATCGAACGCATGAAGAAGCCGTTCGCCGCGGTCGCGACGCAGCTGGAAACCGGCGAGCGCACCGTGTTCGTGCGCGGCAACACCGGCCAGGCCGTGCGCGCGTCGAGCAGCATCCCCGGCGTGTTCGAGCCGGTGACGATCGGGCCGAAGCATTACGTCGACGGCGGCGTGGTCAGCCCGGTGCCGGTCGATGCCGCGCGCCAGCTCGGCGCCGATTTCGTCATCGCCATCGACATCTCGACCAAGGCCAGCGGCAAGAATCCCGGCAGCCTGCTCGGCACGGTGAACCAGTCGATCACGATCATGGGCCAGAAGCTCGGCCAGCAGGAGTTGGCGCGCGCCAACATCGTCATCCGTCCGCAGGTCCACGACATCGGCCCGGCCGACTTCGAACAGCGCAACGACGCGATCCTCGAAGGCGAGCGCGCCACGCTCGCGGCGATGCCGCAGATCCGCGCGCAACTGGCCAAACTGCGCGCCGAGCGCATCGCCGCCGCGCAGCCGCGCGAACCGGTGAAGGCGCCGGAACCGTGCAAGCCGGGCCGCCTGGGCGGCCTGTTCGGGAACAAGTGCGACGGGAATTCCGGCAAGGATTGAATGGCATCCGTGACTGCGACCGCGACTGTCGCAGTGACCATGCGCAAATCCGGGTACCGGATGTCATCCCGAGCGACGCGCGGGATCTGCTGTCAATTCGCAGTGCGCAACCCGCAGGAAAGCAGATCCCGCGCCACGCTCGGGATGACCGCATTTTTCTCCCGACTGGATCAGCCTGACTCGGGATCGGTCCGAGCCAGGATCGCCCCGCCTCAGGCGAAGTGCACGAACCCCGCACTCGGCGCGATCCATTCGCTGCCGTCCGCGCGCAGGGCACGCACGCCCTGCCCGGCCACGATGCGACCGACGCGCGTGATCGGCGTCGCCGATTCGGCGGCGATGCGATCGATCGCTTCCCGCGCCTCGGCGGGAGCGGTGAAGCATAGTTCGTAATCGTCGCCACCGGTCGCCTGGATCGCCTGGCGGCGTTGCGTCTCGAAGGCGGCGAGCAGTTCGGGCAAGGCCGGCAAGCCCTCGAGCGCGACTTCCGCAGCCACGCCGCTCGCATCGCAGACGTGCCGCAGGTCGGCGAGCAGGCCGTCGGAGACGTCGATGCACGCATGCGCCACGTCGACGATGCGTGCGCCAACCGCCACGCGCGGCGTCGGCCGGTCCAGGCGCGCGCGCAGCACCGGATCGACGATGGCGCCCGCGCGCCATTGCGTCAGCGCACCGGTGGCCTCGCCGAGCGTCCCGGTCACCCACACGTCATCGCCCACCTGCGCCCCACCGCGGCGCAGCGCGCGCCCGGGTGCGATGAAGCCGTGCACGGCGACGCTTACCGACAGCGGCCCGCGCGTGGTGTCGCCGCCGATCAGGGCGACGCGGTGCTGCGCGGCGAGTGCGAGGAAGCCGTCGAGGAACGCGCCGACCCAGTCGGGATCGCCCGTCGGCAGCGACAGCGACAGCGTGCACCACGCCGGCTCGGCGCCCATCGCGGCGAGGTCGGAGAGGTTCACCGCCAGCGCCTTCCAGCCGATGTCGGCCGGCGCGGTGTTATCGGGGAAATGGATGCCGCGGTTGAGCGTGTCCGCCGCGATGACCAGCTGCTTGCCGACCGGCACCTGCACGATCGCCGCATCGTCGCCGATGCCAAGGACCACGTCCTCGCGCGTCGCCACGCGACGGCGGATCAGCTCGATCAGGTCGAATTCCGCGGCGCGCGGCGGGTCGCTCACCAGGCCTCCGGGCGCCGTCGACGCCGGCACGTCAGCGCGTGCGTCCGGCCTGGAATTCCACGGCGCGCCATTCCGCCGCCGCGTGGTCGAGCACGCCGTTGACGTAGGTGTGGCCGTGTTCGGAACCGAAGCGCTTGGCGGTCTCGATCGCTTCGTTGATCACCACCCGGTACGGCACGTCGCGGCGCTGGCGCAGCTCGTAGGCGGCGATGCGCAGCACCGCGCGCTCGATCGGATCGACCTGTTCGATGTCGCGGTCGAGGAACGGCGCGAGCGCCACGTCGAGTTCTTCGCAGTGCTTGTCGACGCCGTGCACGAGATCCTCGAAGTATTCGAGGTCGGCGACTTCGTGCGCCTGTTCGTGGGCGAACTGCGCGACCACTTCGCGCGCGCTCGCGCCCGACAGCTGCCAGGCGTACACGGCCTGCAGCGCGCGGCGGCGCGCACGCGAGCGGGCTACGGGATCAATGCCATCTTTGCGGACGTTTCTGTTCATGCTTGCGATCCCGTAGCGGGCCATGGATGGCCCGCGCGCCGCGCGGCGGAGCCGTGCGGCGGAGTCGAGTCCGGACCTGTGCCGGACTCGACGCGCGAATGTTGGGCAGGATGCCCAATCATTCGCAACGATATGCCATCGATGCCATCGGAACGGCGACGGTTCATGCAAGTTGCTCCATCAGTTGCGCCATTTCGAGCACGACCAGCGCGCACTCCTCGCCCTTGTTGCCATGGCTGCCGCCGGCACGCGCCTGCGCGTCCTCGAAGCGATCGACGGCGAGCACGCCGTTGGCTACCGGGATGCCGTGGTCGAGCGACACGCGCATCAGGCCGTCGGAACAGCCGTCGGCGACCTGCTCGTAATGGCGCGTGTCGCCGCGCACCACGCAGCCCAGCGCGACGATCGCCGCGTGCGCGCCCTTGCTCGCCAGCGTGCGGGCGGCCAGCGGCAGCTCCCACGCGCCCGGCACGCGGATCACGTCCACGGCAGCTTCGTCGACACCGTGGTCGGCGAAGGTGCGGCGGGCGCCGGCGACCAGCGCATCGGTGATGCGCGGGTTCCAACGGCTGGCAATGATCGCGAAGCGGGCGCCGGGGGCGGCGCGCATGTCGCCTTCGTAGTGGGGCATGGGGCGGAAGTCTCGAAGGGGGGCGCAGTTTACCGCGTCGCCGCGACCGGGGCCGCGGCGGCGAGGGTCGTCAGTGCGGCAGTTCCACGTATTCGGCCACTTCCAGGCCGAAGCCGGCCAGGCCGATCTGCTTGCGCGGCGTACCCAGCACGCGTAGGCGGCCGAGGCCGAGGTCGGCCAGGATCTGCGCGCCGGCGCCGTTGCGGCGCCATTCGGCCAGCGCGTGGCCGCGGCTGGGGCGGGCGTCGTGCGCGGTCGGATCGGCATCGGGCTGTGCGCGCACCCGTGCCAGCAACGCGTCGGCATCGGCGTGGTCGCCGAGCAGGACCAGGGCGCCGCGGCCTTCGGCGGCGATGGCCGCGAGCACGTCGCCGACCGCGGGGCCGAAGTCGGCACGGCGCCAATGCAGCGCGTCGGCCAGCGGGTTCTGCACGTGCACGCGCACCAGCGTCGGTTCGGCCGGATCGATCTCGCCGCGCACCAGGGCGAAATGCAGCGCGCGGCTGAGGCGATCGCGGTAGCTCACCAGGCGGAACGCGCCATGCTCGGTGTCGATCTCGCGTTCGTCGACGCGCTCGATGGTGTGTTCGGTGGCGAGGCGGTAGCGGATCAGGTCCTCGATCGAACCCATCTTCAGGCCGTGTTCGCGGGCGAACACTTCCAGTTCGGGGCGACGCGCCATCGAACCGTCGGGGTTGAGGATCTCCACCAGCACGCCGGTGGGCTCCATGCCGGCGAGCAGGGCGAGGTCGCTCGCCGCTTCGGTGTGGCCGGCGCGGTTGAGCACGCCACCGGGCTGCGCCATCAGCGGAAAGATGTGGCCGGGCTGGCTCAGGTCGGCGGCGCTCGCGTCCGGACGCACCGCGGTGCGCACGGTATGCGCGCGGTCGTAGGCGGAGATGCCGGTGGTCACGCCTTCGGCCGCTTCGATCGAGACGGTGAAGTTGGTGTGGTGCGGCGAGGTGTTGTCGCGCACCATCGGCGGCAGGCCGAGCTGGCGGCAACGCTCGCGCGTCAGCGACAGGCACACCAGGCCGCGCGCGTGGGTGACCATGAAATTGATGTCCTGCGGGCGCACGAGTTCGGCGGCCATGATCAGGTCGCCTTCGTTCTCGCGGTCCTCGTCGTCGACGATCACGACCATGCGGCCGGCGCGGATTTCCTCGAGCAGTTCGGGGATCGGGGAAAAACTCATGCCTGCGGCTCCTGGCTGCGTTCACCCAGCAGGCGTTCGACGTAACGCGCGACCAGGTCGATTTCGAGATTGACCGCATCGCCGGCCTGCGTCTGCGCGAAGGCGGTGTGCGTGACGGTGTGCGGGATCAGCGCGACCTCGAAGCCTTCGCCATCGACTGCGTTGACGGTGAGGCTGACGCCGTCGACGCAGATCGAGCCCTTCTTCGCGATGTACTTCAGCAGCGCGACCGGCGCGGCGAAACGCCAACGTTGCGCACGCGCGTCCTCGGCGATCGACAGCACGCGACCGACGCCGTCGACGTGGCCGCTGACCAGATGGCCGCCGAGGCGATCGGTCGGGCGCATCGCGCGTTCGAGGTTCACCGGCGCGGCGAGCTGCAGGTTGCCGAGCGTGGTGAGCGCGAGCGTCTCGTTGGAGGCGTCGGCGACGAACGAGGCCGCGTCGAACTCGACCACGGTGAGGCAGACGCCATTCACCGCGATGCTTTCGCCGAGCTGCACCGCGTCGAATGGCAACGAACCGACGTCGACGCGCAGGCGCACGTCACCGCCGCGCGGTTCGAGCGCCGCGATGC
It encodes:
- a CDS encoding YraN family protein; this encodes MQRRALGAAVEAAARAHLTRAGLQEIAANANYRFGELDLVMLEGVGPAATLVFVEVRYRRNDRFGGGAASVDAGKRRRIVHAAQGFLAAHPRLAQLACRFDVIAADGDPAAPRLHWLRDAFRADDC
- the mraZ gene encoding division/cell wall cluster transcriptional repressor MraZ, producing the protein MFQGETAITIDDKGRLAVPTAYRELVARECGNRLVITYNPFESGSLWLYPLSVWERVRDQVNALPKAKKVNRSMQLKLVGAAEFVELDGNGRISIPASHRAAVAIEKKAVLLGMGDKFELWSEQAHHAQIRQTVSDDDLSEELLGLQL
- a CDS encoding glycosyltransferase family protein translates to MAIRQVVCMKWGDKFAANDVNRLHRMVRNHVAGELRMVCFTDDARGIDAAVECRPLPAVPVVGDRSDRGWRKLGLFGPEPAALLQGDVLYLDLDIAVAQPLDPFFDCPGEFLIIKDFKPLRYRHRFSGNSSVVRFRAGAHQGLVAELQQRGARIRDDFRDEQEFVSDYMRRHGVLRYWPAGWCASFKHDCVRPLPLGLWQPPRLPDGTKVVVFHGRPKPDEAIAGIGSKWYRPLLPAPWLRRYLD
- the thiL gene encoding thiamine-phosphate kinase; the protein is MSDPPRAAEFDLIELIRRRVATREDVVLGIGDDAAIVQVPVGKQLVIAADTLNRGIHFPDNTAPADIGWKALAVNLSDLAAMGAEPAWCTLSLSLPTGDPDWVGAFLDGFLALAAQHRVALIGGDTTRGPLSVSVAVHGFIAPGRALRRGGAQVGDDVWVTGTLGEATGALTQWRAGAIVDPVLRARLDRPTPRVAVGARIVDVAHACIDVSDGLLADLRHVCDASGVAAEVALEGLPALPELLAAFETQRRQAIQATGGDDYELCFTAPAEAREAIDRIAAESATPITRVGRIVAGQGVRALRADGSEWIAPSAGFVHFA
- a CDS encoding FAD-binding oxidoreductase translates to MPLPAELHRELAALLGEGSGWLTDPGERLAYAYDNSRREAVPDAVALPVSRAQVQALVRACFAHRVPVVARGRGTNTTGASVPVQGGVVVSFERMDRIVEVRPGDRCAVVEPGVLNGDLQAALQAHDLFWPPDPTSAAFSTIGGNLACNAGGPRAVKYGASRDNVLALVAVTGTGELIHCGSATTKGATGYDLQRLLVGSEGTLALIVEATLRLTPLPPQRRAVRALYSDVASAAQAVARLMAQPVTPSMLEFMDADCVRLARDVGGADLPPDAGALLMIEADGDAQTLPHAVEALLRAAGGDGLVALDDAADDAAREQLWAARKALSPALRTLAPGKINEDVVVPVSRIPQLVDGVRALAQEFALPIVSFGHAGNGNLHVNILFDPADAAQAERAHAALARVFALTLQLGGTLSGEHGIGLAKREFMPHAIDPPTLTLMRGIKAVFDPAGILNPGKLLPRRDPPSTRSEHPGA
- the rsmI gene encoding 16S rRNA (cytidine(1402)-2'-O)-methyltransferase is translated as MHAPGTLHVVATPIGNLGDLSPRALDTLRSVAAVCAEDTRHTRQLLSHFGLERPLLALHQHNEDAQAAQLVARLLAGESLALVSDAGTPLVSDPGYRLVGAARAAGVRVSPVPGACAAIAALSVAGLPSDRFVFEGFLPAKGSGRRERLSRVAGETRTLLFYESAHRIEEALADMALVFGAARRAVIARELTKLFETVLDGSLADLQARVAGDPDQRKGEFVVIVEGAGEDADAKIAEGQRLYAKLSEYLKPSQAAKLAAELSGAPRKALYGGE
- a CDS encoding penicillin-binding protein activator gives rise to the protein MTLSKSVPARPRPRPLAWLFVAMLVSLLAGCASVQTSGTPAARGPRSEAMVQAEALAQQAATQGGAQRLQTEKQIDTLLAALDNPTLQREAAALPAGHALYNYAGRALLRRGLPLPRPFDRSAWKFDAGNRPPAESDGYRPPVKLAVLLPLSGNLATAAAPVRDGLLTAYYGETRRRPDVNFYDTSTGASAAYDRAVAEGNDFVIGPLGRDEVGALFNRGALPVPVLALNRAQVPPPAGNASFSLSPEDEGLAAAEFLLDRNARRVLVIGAEDDTQRRAVAALRERLGERGGVVTDVVGEGTADFAPFAAKDGGVDAIFFAVKGGSARQLLPRIALAGLGGKPRVATSQLLSGTGKPEDDRVLDGIAFPSESWTTRGVRGLPSAASVAAVLPNAKGGAARLFAFGYDAWLITAHLEHLANSADGIAGATGVLRIDGFGNVQRTPAWSTFSNGIAVPLADAARH
- a CDS encoding patatin-like phospholipase family protein, coding for MSARFRPLPLLATFVLTALLGACASGGTTPAPEAIAPKPVPAPVKPVRIGIALGGGAAKGFAHIGVIKMLEANGITPDVVSGTSAGSVVGALYASGMDAFQMQKTAFGLDEAQIRDVSLFSGGVVKGQKLQDYVNQLVANRPIERMKKPFAAVATQLETGERTVFVRGNTGQAVRASSSIPGVFEPVTIGPKHYVDGGVVSPVPVDAARQLGADFVIAIDISTKASGKNPGSLLGTVNQSITIMGQKLGQQELARANIVIRPQVHDIGPADFEQRNDAILEGERATLAAMPQIRAQLAKLRAERIAAAQPREPVKAPEPCKPGRLGGLFGNKCDGNSGKD
- the rsmH gene encoding 16S rRNA (cytosine(1402)-N(4))-methyltransferase RsmH — translated: MTAGGSGREAASGHLPVMYRQCLEALRVTAEGTYLDGTFGRGGHARGVLQQLGPGGRLLVMDKDPEAIAVAEREFGTDARVAIFRGSFAQLAQWDATAGGLDGVLLDLGVSSPQLDVAERGFSFGKDGPLDMRMDPESGESAAQWLAHAAEKEIADVLWTYGEERQSRRIARTIVARRAEQPLLRTAQLADLIASVMPRGEQKIHPATRSFQAIRIFINRELADLEDGLDAAFDRLKPGGRLAVISFHSLEDRIVKQFIARHAKAPPANRRMPVEIAFTPTLRAIGDAQKADPAETATNPRARSAVLRVAEKLPEAA